Proteins co-encoded in one bacterium genomic window:
- the moaA gene encoding GTP 3',8-cyclase MoaA yields MAALTDLNPIVVPRVVDQYGRQFRYVRVSVTDLCNLSCTYCNPVQGCALTHKHKLSWEDLDFLVDVSVNDLGAEAIRITGGEPLLRPGIVDWIRGIRRNEDLVDIAMTTNGVMLDRLGEDLADAGLDRVNVSLDTFDSDRFRELTRGGSLKRVLRGIETARGLFRQVKINSVAMKDIVFKEMDRFVRFSDESGLEVRFIELMPIFDEKDFFHHNFISVEDLKAHLRGLGFVLTPEGDGPAAGNRSGYGPATTYRVEGTRARLGFISQMSNTKCLKCNKLRLTSDGALKPCLLMPEEIDLVPLIHRRDRGAVAAAMRYQFLKRAERYDAIEALNGNVGRSMQAIGG; encoded by the coding sequence ATGGCAGCCCTCACAGACCTGAATCCCATCGTCGTTCCCCGAGTTGTCGACCAGTATGGCCGGCAGTTTCGATACGTGCGTGTCAGCGTCACGGACCTCTGCAATCTCTCGTGTACGTACTGCAACCCGGTCCAGGGCTGTGCTTTGACGCACAAGCACAAGCTGAGCTGGGAAGATCTCGATTTCCTGGTCGATGTCTCGGTGAACGACCTGGGCGCAGAGGCCATCCGTATCACTGGCGGAGAGCCCTTGCTGCGGCCGGGAATCGTGGATTGGATCCGCGGGATTCGCCGAAACGAGGATCTCGTCGACATCGCCATGACAACCAATGGCGTGATGCTGGACCGCCTGGGTGAAGACCTGGCCGATGCGGGTCTCGATCGCGTGAACGTGTCACTGGATACGTTCGATTCGGATCGATTCCGTGAACTCACACGCGGCGGTTCGCTTAAGCGTGTCTTGCGGGGAATTGAAACGGCCCGAGGCCTCTTCCGACAGGTAAAGATCAACTCCGTAGCCATGAAGGATATTGTCTTCAAGGAGATGGATCGTTTCGTCCGATTCTCGGATGAAAGCGGCCTGGAGGTTCGCTTCATCGAGCTGATGCCGATCTTCGACGAGAAGGATTTCTTCCACCACAACTTCATCAGCGTCGAGGATCTGAAAGCGCACTTGCGCGGGCTCGGATTTGTGCTGACTCCGGAAGGCGACGGACCCGCAGCCGGCAATCGATCCGGCTACGGACCAGCCACAACGTATCGCGTCGAAGGGACGCGTGCGCGGCTGGGATTCATCTCGCAGATGTCGAACACCAAATGTCTGAAGTGTAACAAGCTCCGCCTGACGAGCGATGGTGCCCTCAAGCCCTGCCTCCTGATGCCCGAAGAAATCGACCTTGTGCCGCTGATCCATCGTCGCGATCGCGGAGCCGTTGCGGCGGCAATGCGGTATCAGTTCCTGAAGCGTGCCGAACGCTACGATGCGATCGAGGCTCTGAACGGCAACGTCGGCCGCAGTATGCAGGCGATCGGCGGCTGA
- the nrfD gene encoding polysulfide reductase NrfD gives MTPDGTAPLVDPKYSMRDVTKDVLAPMFKFPPLGWHLAFGFAQMVFMIGLIVVVIQMRRGLGILGINNPVGWGIYITDFVFWVGIGHAGTLISAILFLFRQKWRTAINRSAEAMTIFAVMCAGLFPLLHVGRTWKAFWLIPYPNERLLWVNFRSPLVWDVFAVSTYATISMLFWYTGLIPDLATARDQAKNKIQKVLYGTFAMGWTGSTRDWAHYERAYAQFAWLATPLVLSVHSVVSFDFATSMIPGWHTTIFPPYFVAGAIFSGFGMVITLLVPMRKLLKLEHYITMNHLDICNKVILTTSCLVGYAYISEFFIAWYSENPYEQAQFLYRAFGAHAWAFWIMFSCNVFIPQLFWSRRIRRSLVAMFIISIFVNVGMWFERFNIFILSLEKDFLPVSWAYFKPTMFDIGMTLGSFGLFFTLFLAFSRTLPTLAMAELKTVLHKPNAGGADRRFQVLSWPRRTEPGNKEGS, from the coding sequence ATGACGCCGGATGGCACGGCGCCGCTTGTCGATCCGAAGTACTCCATGCGCGACGTCACAAAGGACGTTCTCGCGCCGATGTTCAAATTCCCGCCGCTTGGGTGGCACCTTGCCTTTGGTTTTGCCCAGATGGTCTTCATGATCGGCCTCATCGTCGTCGTTATTCAGATGCGGCGAGGCCTTGGTATTCTCGGCATCAATAACCCCGTCGGTTGGGGTATCTACATCACCGACTTCGTTTTCTGGGTCGGTATCGGTCACGCCGGAACGCTAATCTCGGCGATTCTGTTCCTGTTCCGCCAGAAGTGGCGTACGGCGATCAACCGTTCCGCCGAAGCCATGACGATTTTTGCGGTCATGTGCGCGGGCCTCTTTCCACTCCTGCACGTCGGCCGTACGTGGAAGGCCTTCTGGCTGATCCCGTATCCGAACGAACGTCTGCTCTGGGTAAACTTCCGGTCACCGCTTGTCTGGGACGTGTTCGCGGTTTCGACTTACGCGACGATTTCGATGCTGTTCTGGTACACGGGATTGATTCCCGATCTGGCGACGGCTCGCGATCAGGCGAAGAACAAAATCCAAAAGGTGCTCTACGGCACGTTCGCGATGGGATGGACGGGTTCGACACGCGACTGGGCGCACTATGAACGCGCCTATGCACAGTTCGCGTGGTTGGCGACGCCGCTGGTGCTCTCGGTGCACTCGGTCGTTTCGTTCGACTTCGCGACCTCGATGATTCCCGGCTGGCACACGACGATTTTCCCACCGTACTTCGTTGCGGGCGCGATCTTCTCCGGTTTCGGCATGGTGATCACGCTGCTGGTCCCGATGCGCAAGCTCCTCAAACTGGAGCACTACATCACAATGAACCACCTGGATATCTGTAACAAGGTCATCCTGACAACCAGTTGCCTCGTCGGGTATGCCTATATCAGCGAGTTCTTCATCGCATGGTATTCGGAAAACCCCTACGAGCAGGCCCAGTTCCTGTACCGAGCCTTTGGAGCCCACGCCTGGGCGTTCTGGATCATGTTCAGCTGCAATGTCTTCATTCCACAGCTCTTCTGGTCGAGGCGAATTCGACGGAGTCTGGTGGCCATGTTCATCATCTCGATTTTCGTAAACGTCGGGATGTGGTTCGAACGTTTCAATATCTTCATCCTTTCGCTCGAGAAGGACTTCCTGCCGGTCAGTTGGGCCTACTTCAAGCCGACGATGTTCGACATCGGCATGACGCTTGGCTCCTTTGGCTTGTTCTTCACGCTCTTCCTGGCCTTCAGCCGCACGTTGCCGACTCTGGCGATGGCCGAGTTGAAGACCGTTCTTCATAAACCGAATGCAGGCGGTGCCGACCGACGCTTCCAGGTTCTGTCCTGGCCGCGACGCACCGAGCCGGGCAACAAGGAGGGCAGTTGA
- a CDS encoding MFS transporter translates to MPTKRVLIVISLIVFLEILCLGATVSTIEEYSDFLGGTALMLGLLWAATSGPKAISTPLWASLSDRWGRRPVLVIGTIGTILGSLMWGIGRHVGIVLAGRLAIGLLSSQAALAHAVVADATPEDKRAAGMGLLGAVFSVGFTIGPLGGALIAKYWSFHALGYIMAGLQGIALLLIIFALPETLPRREEHARIRIPILSGEVWRSVLGQSAVAGLLGASVIATLGYSEFFTAMPLAAGEWFDYDVMAVGKVFAVLGLVGAIAQGGLIRPLVKRIGERAVAIGGLMLVAAGYVWMAAGPGLGGFWISSILIGLGGGLATPSITGLLSRTGSSGDQGTILGMNQALMGIGRSAGFVIGSVLFVRVAHWVPFTVAATCLAGGCLLLAALKLKPTPAATAGEPAI, encoded by the coding sequence ATGCCCACAAAACGCGTTCTGATTGTCATCAGTCTCATCGTCTTCCTGGAAATCCTCTGCCTGGGCGCAACCGTCAGTACCATCGAGGAGTATTCGGACTTCCTCGGCGGCACGGCGCTCATGCTGGGACTGCTTTGGGCGGCGACATCCGGGCCGAAAGCAATCTCTACCCCGCTCTGGGCGAGCCTCTCCGATCGCTGGGGACGCAGACCCGTCCTGGTGATCGGAACCATCGGAACGATCCTCGGGTCTCTCATGTGGGGCATTGGCCGTCATGTCGGAATCGTTCTCGCCGGCCGACTTGCGATCGGACTTCTCTCCTCTCAGGCGGCGCTTGCCCATGCGGTTGTGGCCGACGCCACGCCCGAAGACAAACGCGCGGCCGGGATGGGTCTGCTCGGGGCCGTCTTTAGCGTCGGTTTCACGATCGGCCCGCTGGGTGGAGCCTTGATTGCGAAATACTGGAGTTTCCACGCGCTCGGCTACATCATGGCGGGGTTGCAGGGAATCGCTTTGCTTCTGATCATCTTCGCCCTCCCGGAGACTCTTCCCCGCCGCGAGGAGCACGCCCGGATTCGAATCCCCATCCTCTCCGGCGAGGTCTGGCGAAGCGTCCTGGGCCAATCGGCCGTCGCCGGTTTGCTCGGCGCCAGCGTCATCGCCACGCTCGGCTACAGCGAGTTCTTTACGGCGATGCCTCTGGCCGCCGGCGAGTGGTTCGACTACGATGTCATGGCTGTCGGAAAGGTGTTTGCCGTGCTGGGTCTGGTCGGAGCGATCGCGCAAGGTGGCTTGATCCGCCCGCTGGTCAAGCGCATCGGCGAACGCGCCGTCGCAATCGGAGGCCTGATGCTCGTCGCCGCGGGGTACGTCTGGATGGCAGCCGGCCCAGGCTTGGGAGGCTTTTGGATCTCATCCATTCTGATCGGATTGGGTGGCGGTCTTGCCACGCCGTCGATTACCGGCCTGCTTTCGCGAACCGGCAGTTCAGGGGACCAGGGAACGATCCTGGGAATGAACCAGGCACTGATGGGAATCGGGCGCTCGGCCGGCTTCGTAATCGGCAGCGTCCTGTTCGTTCGGGTGGCTCATTGGGTGCCTTTCACCGTCGCTGCTACTTGTCTGGCCGGTGGGTGTCTCTTGCTGGCAGCGCTGAAGCTGAAGCCCACGCCGGCCGCAACTGCTGGAGAGCCAGCGATCTAG
- a CDS encoding cytochrome c family protein, whose amino-acid sequence MKAMTQAILARWRILFLVLVLAIAGAIQALTLRNNKGYEPTQPIAFSHKLHAGKLGMDCLYCHSNADKSAHATIPAVDACMGCHSVVRTDRPEIQKLTKYFEDGKPVPWDRIHRVPDHVHFSHKAHVAAGVACQTCHGPVETMETLRQFAPLNMGWCVSCHRNDDYLRTGAKQDAWEAEGLEIAGEETEFKSLKSNMWDGRELDQLASKAKTDEEAAAELKTQILAALGYDSLAPQAGPGAIDHVKAFQNASIDCNTCHQ is encoded by the coding sequence ATGAAAGCCATGACCCAGGCGATCCTGGCCCGTTGGAGGATCCTGTTCCTCGTGCTGGTCCTGGCCATCGCGGGAGCAATTCAGGCACTGACCCTTCGCAACAACAAGGGCTATGAGCCCACACAGCCGATCGCTTTCAGCCACAAGCTGCATGCCGGCAAGTTGGGCATGGACTGTCTGTATTGCCATTCGAATGCCGATAAATCCGCGCACGCCACAATTCCGGCGGTGGACGCCTGCATGGGTTGCCACTCGGTCGTCCGCACCGATCGTCCCGAAATCCAGAAACTGACCAAGTACTTCGAAGACGGCAAGCCGGTCCCCTGGGATCGGATCCACCGAGTTCCCGATCACGTCCACTTCTCTCACAAGGCTCACGTCGCGGCCGGCGTCGCTTGCCAGACTTGCCACGGCCCTGTGGAGACGATGGAAACCCTTCGCCAATTCGCTCCGCTCAACATGGGCTGGTGCGTTTCCTGTCACCGCAACGATGACTACCTTCGAACCGGCGCCAAGCAGGATGCATGGGAAGCCGAGGGACTTGAGATCGCCGGAGAAGAAACGGAATTCAAGAGTCTGAAGTCCAACATGTGGGATGGCCGCGAGTTGGATCAGTTGGCTTCCAAGGCCAAGACGGATGAGGAGGCAGCGGCGGAACTGAAGACGCAGATTCTCGCGGCTCTCGGTTACGACAGCCTCGCCCCGCAGGCAGGCCCCGGCGCGATCGACCATGTGAAGGCCTTCCAGAACGCTTCGATCGACTGCAACACGTGCCACCAATGA
- the coxB gene encoding cytochrome c oxidase subunit II — MKILLAVALMALAGGAYAEISGDNPPITNWMTNPATPLAREIRGNALYILGMTLPYLLLPQILLVYAIVKFRARPGRQPATFHDNVKLEVFWTVVPALTLVALAIPSYKVIKNIENPPPADLRIEIIGHQFFWEYRYPEYGVVISDEPLYVPAGKNITADVTSVDVNHAWWVPAFGVKIDAVPGRLTQLWFHIDEPGWYEGQCAELCGSLHSQMLIDVEAVSEKEFNFWLGEKMKELEIPADDEAEEAEVASAE; from the coding sequence GTGAAAATCTTGTTGGCCGTGGCGCTCATGGCGCTGGCCGGGGGAGCCTACGCCGAGATCAGCGGCGACAATCCCCCGATCACGAACTGGATGACGAATCCGGCCACACCGCTTGCCCGAGAGATCCGCGGCAACGCGCTCTACATCCTCGGGATGACGCTCCCGTATCTCCTGCTTCCGCAGATTCTGTTGGTCTACGCGATCGTGAAGTTCCGCGCTCGCCCGGGCCGGCAGCCGGCGACTTTCCACGACAATGTGAAGCTGGAGGTCTTCTGGACGGTCGTCCCGGCGCTGACGCTCGTGGCGCTGGCGATTCCCTCGTATAAAGTTATCAAGAACATCGAGAATCCGCCCCCTGCTGATCTTCGGATTGAGATCATCGGCCACCAATTCTTCTGGGAGTACCGATATCCCGAGTATGGCGTCGTGATCTCCGACGAGCCGCTGTACGTCCCGGCCGGCAAGAACATTACCGCAGACGTGACCAGCGTGGACGTGAACCACGCGTGGTGGGTCCCGGCTTTTGGCGTGAAGATCGACGCCGTTCCGGGGCGCCTGACCCAGCTCTGGTTCCACATCGATGAGCCGGGCTGGTACGAAGGCCAGTGTGCTGAGCTTTGCGGGTCGTTGCACTCGCAGATGCTGATCGATGTTGAGGCCGTTTCCGAGAAAGAGTTCAACTTCTGGTTGGGTGAGAAGATGAAGGAACTGGAAATCCCGGCGGACGATGAGGCCGAGGAGGCTGAAGTCGCATCCGCCGAGTGA
- a CDS encoding DUF3341 domain-containing protein — translation MAKLVLPAIVGFFDDPDSLMEAAAECSGNGWRNLDAYTPYPVHGLEEVMGIRRSWIPKVALGALFTGATLGFLLQYWTHSIDWPINVGGKPYNAWPAYVPVTFESAVLVAGLTTFACIFISCRLFPNPFVKTLCEEITNDRFALVVPTKKIANDDEVVKLLQRMGADEIRKLH, via the coding sequence ATGGCAAAGCTGGTCCTTCCCGCAATTGTTGGATTCTTCGACGATCCGGACAGCCTGATGGAGGCGGCGGCCGAGTGCTCTGGCAACGGCTGGCGCAACCTGGATGCCTACACGCCGTACCCGGTGCATGGACTCGAAGAAGTCATGGGCATTCGTCGCTCGTGGATTCCGAAGGTGGCGCTGGGGGCGTTGTTCACTGGCGCAACGCTGGGTTTCCTGCTGCAGTACTGGACCCATTCGATCGATTGGCCGATCAATGTTGGCGGCAAGCCCTACAACGCCTGGCCCGCATACGTGCCTGTGACCTTTGAAAGTGCCGTGCTCGTGGCCGGCCTGACAACCTTTGCGTGTATCTTCATCTCGTGCCGTCTTTTTCCGAATCCCTTTGTGAAGACGCTTTGCGAAGAGATCACCAACGACCGGTTTGCGCTGGTCGTACCAACGAAGAAAATCGCAAACGACGATGAAGTCGTCAAACTCCTGCAGAGAATGGGTGCCGATGAAATTCGGAAACTACATTAA
- a CDS encoding c-type cytochrome, with the protein MAHGNGKPEKTNPFAYWPVLLIGVFLVAYIFVSGLMRGSYSAKTTDLVKEAEPVEKEAVNVQALAEPTKELIAIGRQKFQVNCASCHGAEGLGDGDKGKSLNPPPRNFHDADGWTNGKSVLDMWHTLEKGVPGTSMSSYQLLPAEDRMAMIHYVSQWVPDQPEMTPEMIAELPGGNSGGGGGTIQPVQTADSGNRIPIELAMRQLVQPPAPRVESVSAHAAESKSAGAEIFAANCASCHGVHGEGGKAVEVLTTAPFVRLDAPAIAGSDASWTENAQEFEEIVTNAEPGNVWHGFGTLSDEDIEMLHDFCRKMTDGSW; encoded by the coding sequence ATGGCTCACGGAAACGGCAAGCCTGAGAAAACAAATCCCTTTGCCTATTGGCCGGTTCTGCTGATCGGCGTCTTCCTGGTCGCTTACATCTTTGTCTCCGGTCTGATGCGTGGCAGCTACTCCGCCAAGACGACGGACCTCGTCAAAGAAGCCGAGCCGGTGGAGAAGGAAGCCGTCAACGTTCAGGCGTTGGCCGAGCCGACAAAGGAACTGATCGCAATCGGTCGCCAGAAGTTCCAGGTCAACTGCGCCTCCTGCCACGGCGCCGAAGGTCTCGGCGATGGCGACAAGGGCAAGAGCCTGAACCCGCCGCCACGGAACTTCCATGATGCCGACGGTTGGACGAACGGCAAGTCGGTTCTGGATATGTGGCACACGCTCGAGAAGGGCGTACCCGGTACGTCGATGTCCTCATACCAGCTTCTTCCCGCCGAAGATCGGATGGCGATGATCCACTACGTCTCTCAGTGGGTGCCCGATCAGCCGGAGATGACCCCTGAGATGATCGCCGAGCTCCCTGGTGGGAACTCCGGTGGAGGCGGCGGCACGATCCAGCCCGTCCAGACGGCCGACTCCGGGAATCGCATTCCGATTGAACTGGCCATGCGCCAGCTCGTCCAGCCCCCGGCACCTCGCGTCGAGAGCGTCTCAGCGCACGCCGCTGAGAGCAAATCCGCCGGTGCCGAGATTTTTGCAGCAAATTGCGCTTCATGCCATGGAGTGCATGGAGAAGGCGGCAAAGCTGTCGAAGTTCTCACCACCGCGCCGTTTGTTCGCCTGGATGCCCCCGCAATTGCCGGATCAGACGCCTCCTGGACTGAAAATGCGCAGGAATTCGAGGAAATCGTGACGAATGCCGAGCCCGGGAACGTCTGGCACGGTTTCGGTACTCTTTCCGACGAGGATATCGAAATGTTGCACGATTTTTGCCGAAAGATGACTGACGGGAGCTGGTGA
- a CDS encoding cytochrome c, translated as MKFGNYINGLALAALVLLVVGCDGRRETREVLFTPDMHFSPAMKAQEADPFSPTGSSMRMPPEGTVPQGFEPYTITDAEADELASKLQNPLPRTWEVMKAGEKYFNIYCTPCHGETGDGMGTVITAQAGMPMPPSLFSDKLVDEWTDGRIFHVITRGQGNMPPYASRLSADRRWAVIHYVRALQRAAHPTEEDLAQAEALEPKEPAGGTEPAAAAH; from the coding sequence ATGAAATTCGGAAACTACATTAATGGGCTGGCGCTGGCCGCGCTTGTGTTGCTGGTCGTCGGTTGCGACGGACGTCGGGAGACCCGCGAGGTTCTCTTCACGCCCGACATGCATTTCTCGCCCGCGATGAAGGCGCAGGAAGCGGATCCCTTCTCGCCGACCGGCAGTTCCATGCGGATGCCGCCGGAAGGCACTGTGCCCCAGGGCTTCGAGCCCTACACGATCACTGACGCAGAGGCCGATGAACTTGCTTCGAAGTTGCAGAATCCGCTGCCGCGCACATGGGAAGTCATGAAGGCCGGCGAGAAGTACTTCAACATCTACTGCACGCCCTGCCACGGCGAAACGGGCGACGGCATGGGCACCGTGATTACGGCCCAGGCCGGCATGCCAATGCCGCCGTCGCTGTTCAGCGATAAGCTCGTCGACGAGTGGACCGATGGCCGCATCTTCCACGTGATTACGCGCGGACAGGGCAACATGCCTCCGTACGCGTCGCGACTCTCTGCGGATCGCCGATGGGCAGTGATTCACTATGTGCGGGCTCTGCAGCGTGCGGCCCATCCGACGGAAGAAGATCTGGCCCAGGCGGAAGCCCTTGAACCGAAAGAGCCGGCGGGCGGCACCGAGCCGGCCGCGGCAGCTCACTGA
- a CDS encoding 4Fe-4S dicluster domain-containing protein has protein sequence MSEFEPEQETLMGENTKPPAMWSTLDEYEGDPDVLARKGGGDWNTKPKGFADRLENLSVPEWNLRRRDFLKLSGFAAVLAAVGCGERPAQKILPYVTAPEEITPGVANYYASTCKGCEAGCGLLVKTREARPIKLEGNPEHPLNKGALCSRGQVQVVGLYDPDRLRHPIAVVSASPDSKGDTKADWDKSYDRVAKALRAAGRKAVLLTGTIHGPARRALLDDFKKSFPSLRHVTYDAFADEARREAAVLAYGQPVVPRYHFDKSEVTVLLGADPMSESHSPVEHMAGIGASRRVTGEDGHKRMGRLYAFEPVMSMSGMNADYRFSVRPQHFASLALAIAAQLAADGHTEISGLSFGNVKPSVLEKAVGLPSGTVKRVADDLWAARGKSLVYAGGMMSSTESLTDLHLTVNLLNSMLGNEGHTVDASRPSNQSQGSTKEMTQLVADMKNGDVDVLLIEGTNPAHTLPVAAGFDDAMKRVGLKVSFGTHKDETGALCDLILPGLHFLEGWGDAEPYEGLLSIQQPTIRPIWENRSFEDSLIALASRQDGRRFLKPITEEESETQTLSWYEYLMRHWETEVFAKGKYPGSFEDFWFATLRRGVLETQPKTKSTGRRFQADAAYRVLRRAEAKSATGYTLAVFTSANTYDGRDQNNPFLLELPDPVAKVSWDNFVAVAPQTARKMKLKDGDIVRLKANNAIVEGPVRIHPGAHPEVLSIGGGWGRTHAGAVGSNEGFNAFRLGSVGDFGAAYSGASVTIEKTGDRIKLADVQGHNYMEDRPIVQETNLEYLNKDPKAPQPPHHVPEWEPGQPLHDIWKADHKYKQHKWVMSIDLNSCTGCNACMVACQMENNVPIVGKREILVGREMHWIRIDRYYKGDPDNPEVVKQPMLCQHCDNAPCETVCPVLATVHSHEGLNQQVYNRCVGTRYCANNCPYKVRRFNFYEYSKFRKGPHNPDQKVPETPLELHLNPDITVRTKGIMEKCSFCSQRIRTAKEEAREKGRDIPPGSLLTACQQTCPTKAITFGDALNPDHEVNQVRDENGGKRGYGVLHDFNVQPNIMYLASVRNREPREYDVQQAAGHHGGGHGEEHGADHGEDHGGGHEEAPAIEQHGGGEEQHSSLIDSARGVIS, from the coding sequence ATGAGCGAATTCGAACCCGAGCAGGAGACGTTGATGGGCGAAAATACGAAACCGCCGGCCATGTGGTCCACCCTCGATGAGTACGAGGGCGATCCGGACGTACTGGCCCGGAAGGGCGGCGGCGATTGGAACACAAAGCCGAAAGGTTTTGCTGATCGGCTGGAGAATCTGAGTGTGCCGGAGTGGAATCTTCGCCGACGCGACTTCCTGAAGCTCAGTGGATTCGCCGCAGTGCTGGCGGCGGTCGGCTGCGGCGAACGTCCGGCCCAGAAGATTCTCCCTTACGTCACTGCTCCCGAAGAAATCACGCCCGGCGTCGCGAACTACTACGCCTCGACCTGCAAGGGCTGTGAAGCCGGGTGCGGTCTGCTGGTCAAGACCCGTGAGGCACGCCCGATCAAGCTCGAAGGCAACCCCGAACACCCCCTCAACAAGGGAGCGCTTTGCTCGCGCGGCCAGGTCCAGGTTGTTGGGCTCTACGATCCCGATCGTTTGCGCCACCCGATTGCCGTTGTTTCTGCCTCGCCCGATTCGAAGGGCGATACTAAGGCCGATTGGGACAAGAGCTATGATCGCGTCGCGAAGGCCTTGCGTGCCGCGGGTAGAAAAGCAGTGCTGCTGACCGGAACGATCCACGGACCGGCGCGACGTGCTCTTCTGGACGATTTTAAGAAGTCGTTCCCCAGCCTTCGTCACGTAACGTACGACGCGTTCGCGGACGAGGCTCGTCGCGAGGCCGCTGTGCTGGCGTATGGCCAGCCGGTCGTGCCGCGGTATCACTTCGACAAGTCTGAAGTCACTGTGCTTCTCGGCGCGGACCCGATGTCGGAGAGCCATTCACCTGTCGAGCACATGGCCGGCATCGGGGCCTCCCGCCGAGTGACCGGCGAGGACGGCCACAAGAGGATGGGTCGCCTGTATGCGTTCGAGCCTGTGATGTCGATGAGCGGCATGAATGCCGACTATCGCTTCTCGGTACGGCCCCAACACTTCGCTTCGCTGGCATTGGCCATTGCAGCGCAACTTGCCGCCGATGGGCACACGGAGATTTCCGGCCTGTCCTTCGGGAATGTGAAGCCGAGCGTGTTGGAGAAGGCCGTCGGCCTTCCCTCCGGCACCGTGAAGCGCGTGGCCGACGACCTTTGGGCGGCCCGCGGCAAGAGCCTCGTTTACGCCGGCGGCATGATGAGCAGCACCGAATCGCTCACCGATCTGCACCTGACGGTCAATTTGCTGAATTCGATGCTCGGCAATGAAGGTCACACGGTCGATGCGTCCCGTCCCAGCAACCAGTCGCAGGGTTCCACGAAAGAGATGACCCAACTCGTCGCCGACATGAAGAATGGCGACGTGGATGTACTTCTGATCGAAGGCACGAACCCGGCGCACACGTTGCCCGTGGCTGCGGGCTTCGATGACGCGATGAAGCGCGTCGGCCTGAAGGTTTCCTTCGGAACTCACAAGGATGAAACGGGCGCACTGTGCGATCTGATTCTGCCCGGGCTCCACTTCCTGGAAGGATGGGGCGATGCGGAGCCGTACGAAGGACTTCTCAGCATCCAGCAGCCCACGATTCGTCCGATCTGGGAGAATCGTTCGTTTGAAGACTCGCTCATCGCACTGGCTTCACGCCAGGATGGGCGCCGTTTCCTGAAGCCCATCACCGAAGAGGAGTCGGAAACGCAGACCCTCTCCTGGTACGAGTATCTGATGCGGCACTGGGAGACCGAGGTGTTTGCAAAAGGCAAGTACCCCGGCTCGTTCGAAGACTTCTGGTTCGCAACGCTTCGGCGCGGCGTTCTGGAGACGCAGCCGAAGACCAAGTCCACGGGTCGTCGTTTCCAGGCAGATGCCGCCTATCGCGTGCTGCGTCGCGCAGAGGCGAAGTCGGCCACGGGTTACACGCTGGCCGTATTCACATCGGCGAATACGTACGACGGTCGGGATCAGAACAATCCCTTCCTCCTCGAACTTCCCGATCCTGTTGCGAAGGTCAGTTGGGACAACTTCGTTGCCGTGGCTCCGCAAACGGCTCGTAAGATGAAGCTGAAAGACGGCGATATCGTTCGTTTGAAGGCAAACAACGCAATCGTCGAAGGTCCGGTTCGCATTCACCCCGGCGCTCATCCGGAAGTGCTTTCCATCGGCGGTGGATGGGGACGCACTCACGCCGGCGCAGTCGGAAGCAACGAGGGCTTCAATGCCTTCCGCCTCGGTTCCGTTGGCGACTTCGGCGCGGCCTACTCCGGCGCTTCAGTGACGATCGAGAAGACCGGCGATCGCATCAAGCTCGCGGATGTCCAGGGCCACAACTACATGGAAGATCGGCCCATCGTTCAGGAGACGAACCTCGAGTACCTGAACAAGGACCCGAAGGCCCCGCAGCCGCCGCATCACGTTCCCGAATGGGAGCCTGGCCAGCCGCTGCATGACATCTGGAAAGCCGATCACAAGTACAAGCAACACAAGTGGGTTATGTCGATCGACCTGAACTCCTGCACGGGATGCAACGCGTGCATGGTCGCCTGCCAGATGGAGAACAACGTTCCCATCGTCGGCAAGCGCGAGATTCTCGTCGGCCGCGAGATGCACTGGATTCGTATCGACCGCTACTACAAGGGAGATCCGGACAATCCGGAAGTCGTGAAGCAGCCGATGCTCTGCCAGCATTGCGACAACGCGCCCTGCGAAACCGTCTGTCCGGTGCTTGCCACGGTGCATAGCCATGAAGGGCTCAACCAGCAGGTTTACAATCGCTGCGTCGGCACGCGTTACTGCGCAAACAACTGCCCGTACAAGGTCCGGCGCTTCAATTTCTACGAGTACTCGAAGTTCCGCAAGGGGCCGCACAACCCGGATCAGAAGGTTCCCGAGACGCCTCTCGAGTTGCACCTGAATCCGGATATCACCGTACGCACCAAGGGCATTATGGAGAAGTGCTCCTTCTGTTCGCAGCGCATTCGCACGGCAAAGGAAGAAGCTCGCGAGAAGGGTCGCGACATCCCCCCCGGTTCGCTCCTGACGGCATGTCAGCAGACGTGCCCCACCAAGGCGATTACATTCGGCGATGCACTGAACCCGGATCACGAAGTGAATCAGGTGCGCGACGAAAATGGCGGCAAGCGCGGCTATGGCGTTCTCCACGACTTCAATGTTCAGCCAAACATCATGTACCTGGCCAGTGTGCGCAATCGCGAGCCACGCGAATACGATGTGCAGCAGGCGGCCGGCCATCACGGCGGCGGTCATGGTGAGGAACACGGTGCCGATCACGGCGAGGACCACGGAGGCGGTCACGAGGAAGCTCCCGCTATCGAGCAGCACGGCGGGGGAGAAGAGCAACACAGCAGCCTGATCGATTCCGCTAGAGGAGTGATCTCTTGA